The genomic segment atgcataatgtagacatgtaggctagcctatataggctaatgttggcattattcttttattaaatctcagctgctatggcgaagcaaataagaTAAATGAGTCtctatcttaatttcgttattgccaaatacccatcttaatttagaatatcttaattaaaattcttaagaaagactcgtttttattggtgcgttggtctatttataggctaaatgagtctatacctagggctatttagagttctgagatgttacgatgtcacagaggacttattttatttctttgttcaaacttccaagtgtcctattacgttagtcatgtataaattatgttaaaacatgtataaatgactcattcttgacaaaaggcaaaagagctgtgtgcgtgcatacatttgaataatgtcgggctgtaaacgggttcgggcttttaaaaatctgccgaaatctgtcgggcttgggtcctgtcgggcctaactttttttaaccatcttgcttggagtcaaagtttgtcggaactgcctcacatagtaacggttgctatgatgtgtgattggacaatggccgttttgggggaggggccggcgaaaggctaattgtgtttgtgtgtgtgtgtgtatgtatatattatatatatatatatatatatacaagacctctaacactagcttgctctattctttttctattctatctgttttatttttatttattatattatttaaaagcccttgctacgtgtactgtgttaagctaactgagacttgttataggacttacactcacctaaaggattattaggaacacctgttcaatttctcattaatgcaattatctaatcaaccaatcatttgacagttgcttcaatgcatttagtggtgtggtcctggtcaagacaatctactgaactccaaactgaatgtaagaatgggaaagaaaggtgatttaagcaattttgagcgtggcatggttgtgaaaagagaaaaacatccagtatgcggcagtcctgtgggcaaaaatgccttgttgatgctagaggtcagaggagaatgggccgactgattcaagctgatagaagagcaactttgactgaaacaaCCCTtagttacaaccgaggtatgcagcaaagcatttgtgaagccacaacacgcacaaccttgaggtggatgggctacaacagcagaagaccccactgggTACCATTCATCTCCATTACAAttaggaaaaagaggctaaaaTTTGCAAGAGCTCACCacaattggacagttgaagactggaaaaatgttgcctggtctgatgagtctcgatttctgttgagacattcagatggtagagtcagaatttggtgtaaaaagAATGAGAACAtagatccatcatgccttgtttccactgtgcaggctggtggtggtggtgtaatggtgtgggggatgttttcttgacacactttagtgccaattgggcatcgtttaaatgccacggcctacctgagcattgtttctgaccatgtccatccctttatgaccaacatgtacccatcctctgatggctacttccagcaggataatgcaccatgtcacaaagctcgaatcatttcaaattggtttcttgaacatgacaatgagttcactgtactaaaatggtccccacagtcaccagatctcaacccaatagagcatcttttggcgcttttccattaccagtaccagctcgactcggctcgcttttcgctccgttttccattgcagatagtacctccacaatagtacctggttgtcatagcgacgctgcaggaaactgccgtgacgtaatcttctgcgcgacacacacccgctacccacacacacaggacaatggaggaaatcgagtgcatgttgtttttgatcttcgggatgtggctgtttctcacagcaagaagacaaacgttgtttcaggagaggctgagggcagcaaaacgaaacactgctgaaaaaaacaggagtgtaatgatgacgcagtgaatagtgacgattctctctgaccaatcagcagtctgctgtgttttcacgtcacattatagtatcgcctcagctcgcttggaacctcgctggaggtggtacgaaaaaaagtacctggaagccggtacaggtacaacttttacacagtggaaaaccaaacagagccgaggcgagctggtactgtgtagtggaaaagcgccatttgggatgtggtggaacgggagctttgtgccctggatgtgcatcccacaaatcctatcaatatgggccaacatttctaaagaatgctttcagcaccttgttgaatcaatgctacggcgaattaaggcagttctgagggtgaaagggggtcaaacaccatattagtatggtgttcctaataatcctttaggtgagtgtatatatcattgctcttgttgttatttttgattgcttccactgtcctcatttgtaagccactttggataaaagcatctgctaaatgaataaatgtaaaatgtatgtatatatatatatatatacagtcgtggccaaaagttttgagaattatataaatattagttttcaaaaagtttgctgctaaactgcttttagatctttgtttcagttgtttctgtgatgtactgaaatataatttcaagcacttcatacgtttcaaaggcttttatcgacaattacatgacatttatgcaaagagtcagtatttgcaatgttggcccttctttttcaggacctctgcaattcgactgggcatgatctcaatcaacttctgggccaaatcctgactgatagcaacccattctttcataatcacttcttggagtttgtcaaaattagtgggtttttgtttgtccacccgcctcttgaggattgaccacaagttttcaatgggattaagatctggggagtttccaggccatggacccaaaatttcaacattctgctccccgagccacttagttatcacttttgccttatggcacggtgctccatcgtgctggaaaatgcattgttcttcaccaaagtgttgttggattgttggaagaagttgctgttggagggtgttttgataccattctttattcatggctgtgtttttgggcagaattgtgagtgagcccactcccttggatgagaagcaaccccacacatgaatggtgtcaggatgctttactgttggcatgacacaggactgatggtagcgctcaccttttcttctccggacaagcttttccagatgccccaaacaatcggaaaggggcgtcattggagaatatgactttgccccagtcctcagcagtccattcactatactttctgcagaagatcaatctgttcctgatgtttttttggagagaagtggcttctttgctgcccttcttgacaccaggccatcttccagaagtcttggcctcactgtgcgtgcagatgcgctcacacctgcctgctgccattcctgagcaagctctgcactggtggcactccgatcccacagctgaatcctctttaggagaccatcctggcgcttgctggactttcttggatgccctgaagccttctttacaagaatttaacctctttccttgaagttcttgatgatcctataaattgttgatttaggtgcaatcttagtagccacaatatccttgcctgtgaagccatttttatgcaacgcaatgatggctgcacgcgtttctttgcaggtcaccatggttaacaatggaagaacaatgatttcaagcatcaccctccttttaacatgtcaagtctgccattctaacccaatcagcctgacataatgatctccagccttgtgctcgtcaacattctcacctgagttaacaagacgattactgaaatgatctcagcaggtcctttaatgacagcaatgaaatgcagtggaaaggtttttttgggattaagttcattttcatggcaaagattgactatgcaattcatctgatcactcttcataacattctggagtatatgcaaattgctattataaaaacttaagcagcaacttttcgaatttccaatatttatgtaattctcaaaacttttggccacgattgtgtatatatatgtatatatatatatatatatatatatatatatatatataaggggtataacggtatgtgtattcgtaccggaccgtttcggtacagggctttcggtacggtgcacgtgtgtaccgaatgaccaagTGCAATATTTTGTACGCGGAACGTAGGtgcattttcgtgtttccaaacgaacatattaagtggcagaagtctccgcgttcagcgcaaatcccgccctgcagctgattctaagtctggtgacacactggctgcgtggcgtgagcgacgagcgtggcgtttctgctgcgtgtcagttgcgtgacggctgcttcgcattttctgtgtctttacacaccagaatcgtgcctgatgcggcgctggcgcgctgctgctactataggtgacatagagggaggccgccgacagaccaaaTATAATTACTGTTATTCCATTACTGTTCCTTCTTGTGAAggttgttgtgtttgtttattaatctAGTTCATCACAATGAAatataacatctttatttttaatcaaatttaaaaaataatttattatgccTGTCCTTTAATTTGCAATTATTTCTCTAGCCTTCTAAATAGAGAATAATTTTGCCACAATGATTGTGATCAGGAGCCACAGCTATTTTTTGTGTCCCTCCCCCAAAGGAAATAtggatcttttttatttttgggtgttgTTTTGAACAATGTTATATAGGTGCAGTTCCACACATTACAAATGGGAAACAATGTAGGACAAGGACGGAAAGCTTGTTAACACTGGTGTTCCACCCTGTTATACTCGTTTCCATCCTGTTATGCTCCAACTATTCCACACTGTTATCCTCTCTCTATTCCACCCTATTATGCTCCATCCATTCCACCCTCTTATACTCTCTCCATTCCACCCTGTTACGCTCCATTCCACCCTGATATGCTCCATCCATTCCACCCTGTTGTGCAACTCAGTTCCACCCTGTTATGCTCACTCCATTCCACCCTGTTATGCTCACTCCATTCCACCCTGTTACGCTCCATTCCACCCTGTTATGCTCCCTCAATTCCACCCTGTTATGCTCACTCTATTCCACCCTGTTATGCTCCATCCATTCCACCCTGTTACGCTCCATTCCACCCTGATATGCTCCATCCATTCCACCCTGTTGTGCAACTCAATTCCACCCTGTTATGCTCACTCCATTCCACCCTGTTACGCTCCATTCCGCCCTGTTATGCTCCATCCATTACACCCTGTTACGCTCCATTCCATCCTGTTATGCTCCATCCATTCCACCCTATTAGacaagtcattttaaataatttgacagCAACGTTAAATGTTTGGCAtacttttgtcttattttgtgtgGTCTAATagcatatatatgtttttgagtacgttttttgtattatttactaCCCTATTGGCAAAAATGGGCACAAAAAAGTACCTGTTCTTAATAATTTAGACGCATTTCATTcatcaataattttttattttgaaaataaaatgagattgcATAAGGGATGTATGTTATCCAAGAAAAGCTCattattgtttaacatttacatgattaacatgttgtaatAACTATCCATATGTCCCTAACAGAGTGGAATATTTTAATGGCCAGTGTCTGAACAATCTacccataattattattttttgagttCCCGAGCTTGACCAATATTTATTCCTAATAGTTAAACATATCTCTATTTTGGTAGAATGAAAAAACCCTTTAAAATCATGTGCCTTTTATTCCAACACTTGTGTATCCAAAATGTTACCACATGCCAGGAATGACACAGCTACTGTAGTATGCTGGACACTTTTGAATGATGCCTAAAGTCAATTGAATCTCAATCATATTTAAGTTATAGCATTTAGTTTATTAAATGCAGCTTAATTGAAGTGATTGatagatattaataatatatagagATATATTCCTTCTTGGAAATGAAACtaaacaaatgattcttctgaacaaatacatttatatttgacaTAAATGTTTCTGAATATTCTCCAGAAGTTAATTTTCTATTGGCTGTTCAGTTCTGTGTAGTAATGCTCagattttttgtttgatttagtCCATTATAAATGCATCTTGTAATAATCgtgatgtgtttgtgttcagatgttgATCATGAAAGCGCAGGTGGATGTGGTTTGCTGTAAATCAGTAGGAACTGATCTGTCCATGCTGGATATTGAGGATTTCATCACAGAAATCTGTCAGCTGAAGAAAGAGGTGGCTTCACTGGAGGCAAAGCTGAGAGAAAGAGGAGACAAACTGAACAGAGAGGTTTGAACAGATCTTCAGTTCATCTTTAGCTGCTAATATGGACTGATTGTTGTGTGAATCAATGTCTTATTGTTAATCATACTCTCACTAGATATATTACTGATTGTGTTTGTCAGGATGTGGAGCAGGTTTGGGTGCGTGAGACTGATGGGACAGAAGCTCAGGATTCAGTCTGGAGCGTCAGAGATCAGAGATCCAGAGACACACAGGACTCAGAGCTCAGCCTCACTTTACTCTGTTATACTGACGCTCAGGATCATGAATCCACTGATCAAACCTCTGACTGTAACGCTGGAGAACAGCAGATGCTGCAGACGCCGCTGAAGATGTGCTCCGTCAAACTGGTGGACTGCAGGAACCTGATCGAGAGCAGAGGAGAAGAAACCACCgcagagaaacaacaacaacacactgatgaggaagaggaggaggaggagaataatggggaggatgatgaagatgaagatttcattcctCCAGGTTTGTTTCTCCTTTAATGACCTTATGTTATTTTCATTACACTTGAATGTCAGCAGAGACTCTGCAGAATCAGGTTCATATTAACTGATGGTCTcttatgatattttatatttgGGAACATAATGGCAAATGATTTTTATGACAAAATGACAGATTTGCTGTGCCTGTTTGTAAGTCTGCATGATTTGACCAAAACAAAAATctagttactattattattacatataaaattattatcaattatcatgttaggtaaaaactgttagcctgaatgcactgtaagttgctttggataaaagcatctgctaaatgcataaaatgcataaattataaaATCATGGAAGAAATACATTGTGATTGCTATAACGCtatttaactgtaaaattataaatatgatgGAACTGGTTGAACTTTTGGATGTTTAAACTCACCTTTTTTTGCGTTTGGATAACTGTACTAAAACAtgttgatctttttttatttaaatttccttTATTAATTGTTCACCCCTGAACTTGTATAAACAGATTCTtacaaaaatgtgtatatttcctaagtaacacaaataaatctctaatatattttaaatcccaaaatgtataataatttttgtGCATTTCAGATGATAAAGGCTGTTCATCTTCTGATGGAGAGACAGACTTAACATCAAAAGAGCAGCTGACGGCCAACAGTTTCTCCTGCAGCACCTGTGGAAAAACACTGAGTTCAGAGGGTCATTTAGCAAGACATGAGAGAAAACGCACAAAACAGACAAACTACAGCTGCAAGATCTGTAACATCAGCTTTCCTACCACAGAAGAGAGGAGACTTCATTCAAAAGAGCACAGCGGGAAGAAGGAGTTTCACTGTGAGCAGTGCGGGAAAGATTTTTTCATTCGTTCTAGTTTAAAAGCTCACTTAAAGACTCACGGTGAAAAGTctttccactgcagtgaatgtgaCAAGTATTTCAGCACCAAAGGAAATCTTGATGCTCATAAGCGAATCCACACGGGTGAAAGACCATACAAGTGTCCTCACTGCGAGAGAAGATTCAATTATGGATCTCATCTGAAGACACACGTGCGTTTGCACAACAATGAG from the Carassius carassius chromosome 7, fCarCar2.1, whole genome shotgun sequence genome contains:
- the LOC132144313 gene encoding zinc finger protein 664-like codes for the protein MKAQVDVVCCKSVGTDLSMLDIEDFITEICQLKKEVASLEAKLRERGDKLNREDVEQVWVRETDGTEAQDSVWSVRDQRSRDTQDSELSLTLLCYTDAQDHESTDQTSDCNAGEQQMLQTPLKMCSVKLVDCRNLIENDKGCSSSDGETDLTSKEQLTANSFSCSTCGKTLSSEGHLARHERKRTKQTNYSCKICNISFPTTEERRLHSKEHSGKKEFHCEQCGKDFFIRSSLKAHLKTHGEKSFHCSECDKYFSTKGNLDAHKRIHTGERPYKCPHCERRFNYGSHLKTHVRLHNNERPYQCSECGKAFTDSSSLKSHQKIHSDEKPFQCKHCDKRFRQRSNLNYHERIHTGEKPYLCAHCGKSFSDPRSFVFHKRVHTGEKPYHCSVCGKSFSKHGTLQNHMRTHTGERPFKCSQCEKTFARSDVLKVHQRVHTGEKPYSCSICSERFAYLGSFQTHQNKHAKEQTAPESSE